One genomic window of Malaciobacter molluscorum LMG 25693 includes the following:
- a CDS encoding diacylglycerol kinase: MRNQPKYNFIKNTSYALDGLKDLIKSESSFKIELLFSIILLPIIIFIDQTLTNKLLLFITFSGVLLAEIINSAIERTVDLVTLEFHHMAKRAKDVGSAIVFISITICTITWLSILLN; this comes from the coding sequence ATGAGAAATCAACCAAAATACAATTTTATTAAAAATACTTCATATGCACTTGATGGATTAAAAGATTTAATAAAAAGTGAAAGTTCATTTAAAATTGAACTTCTCTTTTCTATTATTCTTTTACCTATTATAATTTTTATTGATCAAACACTTACAAATAAACTACTTTTATTTATAACTTTTAGTGGCGTTTTATTAGCAGAAATAATAAATAGTGCAATTGAAAGAACAGTTGATTTAGTTACATTAGAATTTCATCATATGGCAAAAAGAGCAAAAGATGTTGGAAGTGCTATTGTTTTTATAAGCATCACTATTTGTACAATAACATGGCTATCTATTCTACTAAATTAA